A stretch of Candidatus Zixiibacteriota bacterium DNA encodes these proteins:
- the gap gene encoding type I glyceraldehyde-3-phosphate dehydrogenase produces MATKVAINGFGRIGRLVVRKAITEGKLDFVSVNDITDAATLAHLFKYDSIHKKFNGEVRTEGDNLVINGKTIKVTKELDPAKLPHAANGVQVVVESTGKFTDRDGAAKHITAGAKKVLISAPAKGHDGTFVLGVNWDQYDKSKHHVISIGSCTTNCLAPVVKVLHDKFGIEKGLMTTIHAFTNDQKILDLPHKDLRRARAASMSMIPTTTGAAKAISEVIPEMKGKLDGLAVRVPTSDGSLVDLAAILNKEVTVDELNTAFKEYAHGKMKGILEYCEEPIVSIDIVGNNHSSILDSKLTQAKGSMIKVFSWYDNEWGFSCRMVEALEKMM; encoded by the coding sequence TAATGGATTTGGACGCATCGGACGTCTGGTCGTTCGGAAAGCGATCACCGAAGGCAAACTTGACTTCGTGAGCGTCAATGACATCACCGATGCCGCTACGCTGGCCCATCTCTTCAAGTACGACTCGATTCATAAGAAATTCAATGGCGAGGTGCGCACCGAAGGCGACAACCTCGTCATCAACGGCAAAACCATCAAGGTTACCAAAGAACTCGACCCGGCCAAACTCCCGCATGCCGCCAACGGCGTGCAGGTGGTCGTCGAATCCACCGGCAAGTTCACCGACCGCGACGGCGCTGCCAAACACATCACCGCCGGCGCCAAAAAAGTCCTGATCTCCGCCCCGGCCAAGGGCCACGACGGCACCTTCGTGCTCGGCGTCAATTGGGACCAGTACGACAAGTCCAAACATCATGTCATCTCCATCGGCTCCTGCACGACCAATTGCTTGGCCCCGGTGGTCAAAGTCCTCCACGACAAATTCGGCATCGAGAAGGGACTGATGACGACCATCCACGCTTTTACCAACGACCAGAAAATTCTCGATCTGCCTCATAAGGACCTGCGCCGCGCCCGCGCCGCTTCAATGTCAATGATTCCGACCACGACCGGCGCCGCCAAGGCAATCTCCGAAGTCATCCCTGAGATGAAAGGCAAACTCGACGGCCTGGCCGTGCGCGTCCCCACTTCCGACGGATCGCTGGTCGATCTGGCGGCAATCCTGAATAAGGAAGTGACCGTCGATGAACTCAACACCGCCTTCAAGGAATACGCCCACGGCAAGATGAAGGGCATCCTCGAATACTGCGAAGAGCCTATCGTCTCTATCGATATCGTCGGCAACAACCACTCGTCAATTCTCGACTCCAAGCTGACTCAGGCCAAAGGAAGCATGATCAAGGTGTTCTCGTGGTACGACAACGAGTGGGGCTTCTCGTGTCGGATGGTCGAGGCGCTCGAGAAGATGATGTAG
- a CDS encoding triose-phosphate isomerase, whose translation MTRIKIAAGNWKMYTTPAEAKALAGAIAQHLGVATSPQVVLCPPFTSIAAAVDVVRGSAVKVGGQNIYWEDEGAYTGEVSGRMLLTLGCSHVILGHSERRQYFFETDLTVNSKLKKALSIGLTPIVCVGETLEQREADLTEQVVRTQISGCFSGIAREDLPKTVVAYEPVWAIGTGKTATPEQAQAVHRLIRDLLAASHGTAANDLRILYGGSVKPDNARELFSQPDIDGGLVGGASLKAESFVRIIDAAR comes from the coding sequence ATGACACGAATCAAAATCGCCGCCGGCAATTGGAAGATGTACACCACGCCGGCGGAGGCCAAAGCCCTTGCCGGTGCGATCGCCCAACATCTTGGCGTTGCGACGTCTCCCCAAGTCGTTCTCTGTCCACCGTTTACGTCAATAGCAGCAGCCGTGGATGTGGTTCGAGGCTCGGCCGTCAAGGTCGGCGGCCAGAATATCTATTGGGAAGACGAAGGCGCTTATACCGGTGAGGTCTCCGGCAGAATGCTGTTGACCCTCGGCTGCTCGCACGTTATCTTGGGACATTCTGAACGACGGCAGTACTTCTTCGAGACTGACCTCACTGTCAACTCCAAACTCAAGAAGGCGTTGTCGATCGGATTGACTCCTATCGTCTGCGTCGGTGAAACCCTCGAACAACGGGAAGCCGACCTGACGGAACAGGTAGTCCGAACGCAGATCAGCGGGTGCTTCAGCGGTATCGCTCGAGAGGACCTGCCCAAGACCGTCGTCGCTTACGAACCGGTCTGGGCTATCGGAACCGGCAAGACCGCAACGCCGGAGCAGGCGCAAGCCGTCCACCGACTGATCCGCGACTTGCTGGCCGCATCGCACGGCACTGCCGCAAATGACCTGCGGATTCTGTACGGCGGATCAGTCAAACCGGACAATGCGCGCGAACTCTTCAGCCAGCCGGATATCGACGGCGGGCTGGTCGGCGGCGCAAGCCTCAAGGCGGAGTCCTTTGTCAGGATAATTGATGCAGCTCGTTAA
- a CDS encoding indole-3-glycerol-phosphate synthase: MLESIVAAVRRDLAVRSRDDWRRQIEQQLRDRNGHPTPSFRAALSGPGEQFIFEIKRTSPSSAGTKVDLDPAELARRYWSEGAAAVSVLTEPTHFAGSLDDLRQVAERIPLPILRKDFIVDELQILEAKAAGAAAVLLIVAVLAQKALANLLVAARACGLDALVEVHTPRELKIALDIGAEMIGVNNRNLQTLAIDLTVGERL; encoded by the coding sequence ATGCTCGAATCAATTGTTGCCGCCGTTCGCCGCGACCTCGCCGTCCGTTCGCGAGATGACTGGCGTCGCCAGATCGAGCAACAACTACGCGATCGCAACGGCCACCCGACTCCCTCCTTCCGTGCCGCGCTTTCCGGCCCTGGTGAACAATTCATCTTCGAGATCAAACGCACTTCTCCTAGCTCGGCCGGCACCAAGGTTGATCTCGACCCGGCTGAATTGGCGCGCCGCTACTGGAGCGAAGGTGCCGCCGCCGTCAGCGTCCTGACCGAACCCACGCATTTCGCCGGATCGCTGGACGATCTTCGCCAGGTTGCCGAGCGCATTCCGCTGCCGATTTTGCGCAAGGACTTCATCGTCGACGAACTGCAAATCCTCGAAGCCAAAGCTGCCGGCGCTGCGGCTGTCCTGCTGATCGTCGCCGTGCTCGCTCAGAAGGCCTTGGCGAATTTGCTCGTCGCCGCCCGCGCTTGCGGCCTCGACGCGCTGGTTGAAGTCCACACGCCGCGCGAACTCAAGATCGCTCTCGATATCGGCGCCGAGATGATCGGCGTCAATAATCGCAATCTCCAAACTTTGGCTATCGATCTGACCGTCGGCGAGCGCCT
- a CDS encoding phosphoglycerate kinase, translated as MNKLSIDELQLSGRKVLMRVDFNVPLKDGRVTDDLRIRESLPSINKVVNGGGKLILMSHLGRPKGGPSPEFSLKPVVPVLEKLAGKKVHFAVDCVGAAAEQAVAELKNGEILLLENLRFHKEEEANDSDFAQKLAFLGDVYVNDAFGSAHRAHASTEGVTKYFDQSAAGYLMKKELEFLGGALNNPKHPFAALLGGAKISGKIDVITNLLGKVEKILVGGGMAFTFLKAQGKEIGGSLLEADKLDLAADLLKQAAAKNVKLILPVDFACAAEISNEATVSYHAAGSIPANLKGLDIGPESVKLFSKELSDCRTVVWNGPMGVFETDKFAVGTMEMAKVLAQLTSGGTITVVGGGDSAAAVAKSGLEKKFSHISTGGGASLEFLEGKVLPGVAALTDR; from the coding sequence ATGAACAAACTCTCAATTGACGAACTGCAATTGAGCGGGCGCAAAGTCCTGATGCGGGTCGATTTCAACGTCCCGCTCAAGGACGGTCGGGTCACCGACGACTTGCGTATCCGCGAATCACTGCCGTCGATCAACAAAGTCGTGAACGGCGGCGGCAAACTCATCCTGATGTCGCACCTCGGTCGCCCCAAGGGCGGTCCCAGTCCCGAATTCAGCCTCAAACCGGTAGTTCCGGTCCTGGAGAAGCTCGCCGGGAAGAAAGTGCACTTCGCCGTTGATTGCGTTGGCGCCGCAGCCGAGCAAGCTGTTGCCGAACTCAAGAACGGGGAAATCCTCTTGCTGGAAAATCTGCGCTTCCACAAGGAAGAGGAAGCCAATGATTCCGACTTTGCCCAAAAACTCGCCTTCCTCGGCGACGTCTACGTCAACGACGCCTTCGGCTCTGCCCACCGCGCTCATGCCTCAACTGAGGGCGTGACCAAGTACTTTGATCAGTCAGCCGCCGGCTACCTGATGAAAAAAGAACTGGAGTTCCTCGGCGGCGCGCTGAACAACCCCAAACACCCGTTTGCGGCTCTCCTCGGCGGCGCCAAAATTTCCGGCAAGATCGATGTCATCACCAACCTCCTCGGCAAGGTTGAGAAAATCCTCGTCGGCGGCGGTATGGCATTTACGTTCTTGAAAGCTCAGGGCAAAGAAATCGGCGGATCGCTTCTCGAAGCCGACAAGCTCGATCTGGCCGCGGACTTGCTCAAACAGGCCGCAGCCAAAAACGTCAAGCTGATCCTGCCGGTCGATTTTGCCTGCGCTGCAGAAATCTCCAACGAGGCCACCGTGAGCTATCACGCCGCCGGGTCGATCCCCGCCAACCTTAAGGGACTTGATATCGGACCGGAAAGCGTCAAGCTCTTCTCGAAAGAGCTTTCAGATTGCCGCACCGTTGTCTGGAACGGACCCATGGGCGTTTTCGAAACCGACAAATTCGCCGTCGGGACGATGGAGATGGCCAAGGTACTCGCCCAGCTCACCAGCGGCGGGACAATTACTGTCGTCGGTGGCGGTGACTCAGCCGCAGCGGTAGCCAAAAGCGGTCTCGAGAAGAAATTCTCGCATATCTCGACCGGTGGTGGCGCCTCACTGGAATTTCTTGAAGGCAAGGTCCTGCCGGGCGTCGCGGCCCTGACGGACAGGTGA
- a CDS encoding aminodeoxychorismate/anthranilate synthase component II translates to MILFIDNYDSFTYNLVQYIGERDRDITVVRPDAATPAVIADLRPERIVISPGPGHPRDAVLSLEVIRRFHTTIPILGVCLGHQCIAEAFGGEVRTADRLVHGKTSDIYHRGKGVFAGLPNPFKATRYHSLVVAEENLPAQLEVVAYTSDGEIMGLMHKTARLFGVQFHPESILTVDGMKIISNFLDVAA, encoded by the coding sequence ATGATCCTCTTCATCGACAACTATGATTCTTTCACCTACAACCTCGTGCAGTACATCGGCGAACGCGACCGCGACATCACCGTCGTGCGCCCCGACGCGGCCACCCCCGCCGTCATCGCCGATCTCCGGCCCGAGCGCATCGTCATCTCGCCGGGGCCGGGTCATCCGCGCGATGCCGTCTTGTCGCTGGAAGTCATCCGTCGCTTCCACACCACGATTCCGATCCTCGGCGTCTGTCTCGGTCACCAGTGCATCGCCGAGGCTTTTGGCGGGGAAGTGCGCACTGCCGATCGCCTCGTGCACGGCAAAACTTCCGACATCTACCACCGCGGCAAGGGCGTCTTTGCCGGTCTGCCGAACCCCTTCAAGGCGACGCGCTACCATTCGCTGGTCGTCGCCGAGGAAAACCTGCCCGCCCAGCTCGAAGTCGTCGCCTATACCTCCGACGGCGAAATCATGGGCCTCATGCACAAGACCGCGCGGCTCTTTGGCGTCCAATTCCACCCCGAGTCGATCTTGACCGTCGACGGCATGAAGATCATCAGCAACTTCCTGGACGTGGCCGCATGA
- a CDS encoding chorismate-binding protein: protein MSGKKMNILDSLVNARAAAQLDLGCDEINLPGDLETPVSAFLKLRPLGARFLLESAEDPVALGRYTFIGINPHLTLELTAEATVIKSAAQTMTIPHGAAAPFDGIRQLLGRFTVGSGRSDLPLLGGLVGFASYEIVQFFEPRLRGLLTSSAVPLGRFFFVDTLLVFDHFLRRMTLLRLHNAREQLAAGSEPVALEQIRAALRRPIPRPSLISRPPSKDYLSNFSPAQFEQMVGTAQKHIFRGDIFQTVLSRREERPSAADGFHIYRALRMLNPSPYMFYLDFDDIELIGSSPEAMVKLQGRQAMVRPIAGTRRRGRTIDDDRRLADELLHNDKERAEHVMLVDLGRNDLGRVCDYGSVRVTDMMHLERYSHVMHLTSTVSGTLRSDCTAFDLFRSAFPAGTVSGAPKLRAMEVIAELEHNARGPYAGAVGYFSLSGELDMCITIRTIIKQAGCVRLQAGAGIVADSIPEQEYLETANKIAALREAVRIAEEELT from the coding sequence ATGTCTGGTAAAAAAATGAACATCCTGGACTCACTTGTCAACGCTCGCGCCGCCGCCCAACTCGACCTGGGTTGCGACGAAATCAATCTGCCCGGCGACCTCGAAACTCCGGTCTCCGCCTTCTTGAAACTCCGCCCCCTGGGTGCGCGATTTCTACTCGAATCGGCGGAAGACCCGGTTGCGCTCGGTCGCTACACCTTCATCGGTATCAATCCGCATCTCACCCTTGAGCTGACGGCGGAGGCCACCGTGATCAAATCGGCCGCGCAGACGATGACAATCCCTCATGGCGCCGCGGCGCCGTTTGATGGAATCCGGCAACTGCTGGGCCGCTTCACTGTCGGCTCCGGGCGCAGCGACCTGCCGCTGCTTGGCGGCCTTGTCGGCTTCGCCTCCTATGAAATCGTTCAGTTCTTTGAGCCGCGCCTGCGCGGGCTGCTCACATCGTCCGCTGTGCCGCTTGGTCGTTTCTTCTTCGTCGATACCCTGCTGGTCTTCGATCACTTCCTGCGGCGGATGACTTTGCTGCGTCTGCACAATGCGCGCGAGCAGCTGGCCGCCGGTTCCGAGCCGGTCGCACTCGAGCAGATTCGCGCGGCGCTGCGGCGCCCGATTCCCCGACCGTCGCTGATCTCCCGGCCGCCGTCGAAGGATTACCTGTCCAATTTCTCTCCGGCGCAATTCGAGCAGATGGTCGGCACTGCGCAAAAACACATCTTCCGTGGCGATATCTTCCAAACCGTCCTTTCCCGGCGGGAAGAACGCCCGTCCGCCGCCGATGGTTTTCACATCTATCGCGCTCTGCGCATGCTGAATCCGTCGCCGTACATGTTCTATCTCGACTTTGACGACATCGAGCTGATCGGCTCTTCCCCCGAGGCAATGGTCAAATTGCAGGGACGCCAGGCAATGGTCCGCCCGATCGCCGGCACGCGTCGTCGCGGCCGTACCATCGACGATGACCGTCGCCTGGCCGACGAACTCCTCCACAATGACAAGGAACGCGCCGAACATGTGATGCTCGTCGATCTCGGTCGCAACGACCTTGGCCGCGTCTGCGACTACGGCTCAGTTCGCGTAACCGACATGATGCACCTCGAACGGTACTCCCATGTCATGCACCTGACTTCGACCGTCTCCGGCACGCTCCGTTCCGATTGCACCGCCTTCGATTTATTCCGCTCCGCCTTTCCCGCCGGAACCGTCTCCGGCGCCCCGAAACTGCGCGCTATGGAGGTCATCGCGGAATTGGAGCACAACGCCCGCGGCCCCTACGCCGGCGCCGTCGGCTACTTCTCGCTCTCCGGCGAACTCGATATGTGTATCACCATCCGCACCATCATCAAACAAGCTGGTTGCGTGCGCTTGCAGGCCGGCGCCGGCATTGTCGCCGACTCCATCCCCGAGCAGGAATACCTCGAAACCGCCAACAAAATCGCCGCCCTGCGCGAGGCCGTCCGTATCGCCGAGGAGGAACTCACATGA
- the secG gene encoding preprotein translocase subunit SecG → MFTVLVVIHLIVCLGLIIVVLMQSSKGDGLASAFGGGAFSGAVFGGRGASTFLSKASWVLAILFMVTCIGLTLSSRGGVTTSTPESAVERVVGEERQQMPTTTPAQQPTQQPTQTPPAGGGQ, encoded by the coding sequence GTGTTCACGGTTCTGGTTGTTATTCACCTCATCGTTTGCCTCGGCCTGATCATCGTCGTGCTGATGCAGTCGTCCAAGGGCGACGGTCTCGCCTCGGCCTTCGGCGGCGGCGCCTTTTCCGGCGCGGTCTTCGGTGGACGCGGCGCTTCGACGTTCCTGTCCAAGGCCAGTTGGGTGCTCGCGATCCTGTTCATGGTGACCTGCATCGGCCTGACGCTGTCTTCACGCGGCGGCGTGACCACGTCCACGCCGGAATCGGCAGTCGAACGCGTTGTCGGCGAAGAGCGGCAGCAGATGCCGACCACAACCCCGGCGCAGCAGCCAACTCAGCAGCCCACACAAACTCCTCCGGCGGGTGGCGGCCAGTAG
- the trpD gene encoding anthranilate phosphoribosyltransferase, whose protein sequence is MIKDVLSKLAERESLAFAETAQFIDAVADGQATEAQIAAFLIGLRAKGESVAEIAGCVAALRRRALAVPHHQSLVFDCCGTGGDGTGTFNISTAASLVVAACGVPTAKHGNRAVSSSCGSADLLEAAGADIELSPDRAAQLLDDLGYVFLFAPAYHPAAKRVAGVRRELGIRTVFNLIGPLLNPARATHQMIGAATRPAAAMLAAIGEYLPELNVTTLHNSRGYDELLPLGVNHRYRWLDGALLDDEIELPVNIHNGFPATALRGGDKDDNVRLLRGILSGADSPLASATDLNAAFGLVIAGHVENLAVGVELALDARRSGRALRLLDDYIHASREEE, encoded by the coding sequence ATGATCAAAGACGTTCTCTCCAAATTGGCCGAGCGGGAATCGCTCGCCTTCGCCGAGACCGCGCAATTCATCGACGCGGTCGCGGACGGCCAGGCAACCGAGGCGCAGATCGCCGCCTTTCTGATCGGCTTGCGTGCCAAGGGCGAGTCCGTCGCGGAAATTGCCGGCTGCGTCGCGGCCCTGCGCCGTCGCGCCCTCGCCGTTCCTCATCACCAGTCATTGGTCTTCGATTGTTGCGGCACCGGTGGCGATGGCACCGGCACCTTCAACATCTCGACCGCCGCCTCGCTGGTCGTAGCCGCCTGCGGCGTGCCGACCGCCAAGCACGGTAACCGTGCCGTTAGTTCTTCCTGTGGATCGGCTGACCTGCTCGAAGCCGCCGGCGCGGACATCGAGCTGTCCCCTGACCGCGCTGCGCAATTGCTCGATGATCTCGGCTACGTCTTCCTCTTCGCGCCCGCCTATCATCCGGCCGCCAAGCGCGTTGCCGGCGTCCGGCGCGAACTCGGCATTCGCACCGTCTTCAATCTGATCGGCCCGCTGCTCAACCCTGCGCGCGCCACGCATCAGATGATCGGCGCGGCCACCCGTCCGGCCGCTGCCATGCTCGCCGCCATCGGCGAATATCTCCCCGAACTGAACGTCACGACTTTGCACAATTCGCGCGGCTACGATGAGTTGCTCCCCCTTGGTGTCAACCACCGCTATCGTTGGCTCGACGGCGCGCTCCTCGATGACGAGATCGAACTGCCCGTCAATATTCACAACGGCTTTCCCGCTACGGCCTTGCGCGGTGGTGACAAAGATGACAACGTTCGCCTGCTTCGAGGTATCCTCTCCGGCGCCGACTCGCCCCTCGCGTCCGCCACCGATCTTAACGCCGCCTTCGGTCTTGTCATTGCCGGCCATGTCGAGAATTTGGCCGTCGGCGTGGAGCTGGCCCTTGATGCCCGCCGTTCCGGTCGCGCCTTGCGCCTTCTCGATGACTACATTCACGCCAGTCGGGAGGAAGAATAG